The Trichosurus vulpecula isolate mTriVul1 chromosome 3, mTriVul1.pri, whole genome shotgun sequence genome includes a window with the following:
- the LOC118844703 gene encoding 40S ribosomal protein S29-like, which translates to MGHQQLYWSHPRKFGQGSRSCRICSNWHGLIRQYGLNMCHQCFWQYAKDIGFIKLD; encoded by the coding sequence ATGGGTCACCAGCAGCTCTACTGGAGTCACCCTCGTAAATTCGGCCAGGGGTCTCGGTCGTGCCGCATCTGTTCGAACTGGCATGGCCTGATCCGCCAGTATGGCCTGAACATGTGCCACCAGTGCTTCTGGCAGTACGCAAAAGACATCGGCTTCATCAAGTTGGACTAA